In one window of Drosophila innubila isolate TH190305 chromosome 2L unlocalized genomic scaffold, UK_Dinn_1.0 4_B_2L, whole genome shotgun sequence DNA:
- the LOC117782036 gene encoding LOW QUALITY PROTEIN: type-2 histone deacetylase 1-like (The sequence of the model RefSeq protein was modified relative to this genomic sequence to represent the inferred CDS: inserted 1 base in 1 codon; substituted 1 base at 1 genomic stop codon), protein MSNGDDVLNNWEEIDEAGLCMTLQTKLQTANHNREXMKLLQRPQSLQESSSSGGSAAAAAASAAPKQIMIAKKPAIMEADLTTAPVMMVLHKSASEYDAANYANPINNQTVKILRRPAQAEERRDSNGIRPKQPIKTLQQREQEYAQARLRILGSAKNPEDDKPATPTTPVSNVSTTSVNPSAQWQAEVPSYAVNFNNNNNNNNSGVAGGVGSIGGIASTAPGMHRSSSAPKMSQSATPMYNYNNYYQAPPPPPPTAAAMSYIYSAPMFQHQRMPPYVAGPAGQAAAXSSTPNPQQSWSPVVGGSVSAALLRQQSMHSPQQQQTAAPPPPPPQYAHAYNDNVLRLPRGPCPNGTIGFQMRR, encoded by the exons ATGTCCAATGGTGACGATGTGCTGAACAACTGGGAAGAAATTGACGAGGCAGGC CTTTGCATGACGTTGCAAACGAAACTGCAAACCGCCA ACCACAACCGGGAGTAAATGAAATTGCTACAGCGTCCACAGTCTCTGCAAGAAAgtagcagcagcggcggcagcgcggcggcagcggcagcatcagcagcgCCCAAGCAAATAATGATTGCCAAAAAGCCAGCGATAATGGAGGCTGATTTGACTACGGCACCTGTCATGATGGTATTGCACAAGTCGGCCAGCGAGTACGATGCAGCCAATTATGCCAATCCCATAAACAATCAAACGGTCAAGATATTGCGACGACCCGCACAGGCCGAGGAGCGACGCGACTCAAATGGTATACGACCCAAGCAGCCTATCAAGACGTTGCAGCAGCGGGAACAGGAATATGCACAGGCGCGCCTGCGCATTCTGGGCAGTGCCAAGAACCCCGAGGACGATAAACC TGCCACACCCACAACGCCAGTTAGCAATGTCAGCACAACGTCTGTGAATCCATCAGCTCAATGGCAAGCAGAAGTACCCTCTTATGCTGtcaatttcaataacaataacaacaacaataacagcggAGTTGCAGGAGGAGTCGGCAGCATTGGCGGCATTGCATCTACTGCACCTGGCATGCACCGATCGAGTTCGGCGCCAAAAATGTCACAGTCAGCAACGCCAATGTACAACTATAACAACTACTATCAGGCAccgccgccaccaccgccgACGGCAGCAGCCATGAGCTATATATACTCAGCACCAATGTTTCAGCACCAACGCATGCCTCCATATGTTGCAGGACCAGCTggccaagcagcag gcagctcaacGCCCAATCCTCAGCAGAGCTGGTCACCGGTTGTAGGCGGTAGCGTTTCAGCCGCGTTATTGCGCCAACAGTCAATGCATTCgccccaacagcaacagacgGCGGCGCCCCCGCCGCCGCCACCACAATATGCACATGCTTACAATGATAATGTATTGCGGCTGCCACGTGGTCCTTGCCCCAATGGCACCATCGGCTTTCAGATGCGTCGGTAA
- the LOC117779500 gene encoding pupal cuticle protein-like: protein MWFNLFIQMAFVMVVIQAGVYVPDSDRNTHTLHNDLQVETDGSYRYEYETSNGIVGKQSGLGGVAIQGGSSWISPEGTPISISYVADEKGYYPVGDHIPKVPDYILRSLEYIRNHPYQVKDYYTGEVKTVAHDAEAFKVYTRNIQEATTPRSRPSTTPKVVHLTHPPTTQLLSKRR from the exons ATGTGGTTTAATCTGTTT ATTCAAATGGCATTTGTAATGGTTGTCATCCAGGCTGGCGTTTATGTGCCAGACTCGGATCGTAATACCCATACACTACACAATGATCTTCAGGTGGAGACAGACGGCAGTTATCGTTATGAGTATGAAACATCCAATGGGATTGTTGGCAAACAATCTGGATTGGGAGGCGTTGCAATCCAAGGAGGATCCAGTTGGATATCACCCGAGGGAACACCGATTAGTATTAGCTATGTGGCCGATGAGAAAGGATATTATCCAGTCGGTGATCATATTCCCAAAGTGCCAGATTACATACTGAGATCATTGGAGTACATACGTAATCATCCATATCAAGTGAAGGATTACTATACTGGCGAAGTAAAGACAGTTGCCCATGATGCGGAGGCGTTTAAGGTCTACACACGCAACATTCAAGAGGCGACGACACCACGATCTCGACCCAGCACCACACCAAAGGTGGTGCATCTGACACATCCGCCCACAACGCAGTTGCTAAGCAAACGACGCTGA